Within the Laspinema palackyanum D2c genome, the region AAGGCGAGGAGGGCTTGTTGCAGTAGGGGAACGGCTTGGTTGGGATTGGGTTTTTCTGCCGCAAACCGGATGAGGGACCCGCCAAAATTCAGCCAGCCACTGGCTTCGGTTCTGTCTCCCCAGTTGCCATCGCCAGTGAGGGCACGGCGACAAGAGTCTACGGCGTCTTGATAGCGATCGAGTTCCAGAAGGGCCATGCAGCGATGGGTTAATGCCAGGGAATAGTCAGGTTTGAGGGTAATCGCCCGCTCACAAGCGGCGATCGCCTCGCTGAAGCGCTGTTGCTCAACGAGATTGCTACATTCGTTTCCCCAAGCGTTATAGGTGTTTTCTGGGGCTTGGGCGATTTCAGCCGTGGCATTCACCGCCACCTCAAAGTCCAGTTCTGAATCAGCGGCAGTGGCTGCTAAGACTGGCATTTCCAGACAGAGGCAGGTTGCTACCGTGAGGAGTCCAGATCCAATAAGATTGGGTTTCATTGTTACGATTTGTGAACGGAGGAGTTTACTTTGACTATGAAACCATACCTGTTACCTCAAATGTCAAGTTTAATGATAAGATTTTAGCCGATTTTTATCTGATTAGAGAAAGTTATAGGCATCGGTGAGGATCACTTATATAGCGCGTCTAAATCATGGTGACCCTCAAAGTTAAGGAGTGGGAGCATCTTGCTCCCTTTTATTGAGAGGCGAACTCTTAAAATGGCCCAATTTTGGCAAGGTCATCCAGTCAGTAGAGGCTAAACCGGAATGGCCTCGACTCAGGATCGGGTGGCATTTCCCCCGATCCTGGACCCTGAACGGAAAAAATAACGACTGTATCAGTCGCTATTGCGTTGAGTGAGATAAAACAGTTTCGATCGCCCCGTAAACAGAAGCGGACCTCAATGGCGATCGCGCTTTCAAAAAATCAGGTGCAAAATCAGCAAGATTCGGCTGGGAATAGCTTACGCACTCACTTTGAGCCATCCGCGACGGACCGCATAAAACAAGCGATGAACGAGCAACACATCTTCCCGACTCAGAGCGTTATTGAGTAACGCAACCTGAAGGCGATGCTGTTCGATCGCGGTTAGTTTCCCGGAAAACCAGGCTTGGGCGAACAGATCCGTGAGGTTATCTTCCAGATTCAGAGTAGGTGCTGGCATAAGTTCGGATTCAACTCTACTGCGCTTCTAGTTTGCAGTACCGGGTGGAGGTGAGCGGTGATTTGAGTATTACTTCCCCCGTGGATTAATCACCGGCACTTGTGATTCAAATCGCAGCCCATTGAGATTTCCTGTAGTCAACAACCGGCGGGGGTTCAAACCTCAGCCTAATAGAATCAAGCTCAACACTGGCGGGTTTGAACTTTTTAGCCTGTAGAGGCGCTTTGATAAGCGCCTCTACGGCGGGGGATAAATCCCCCGCCTAATAGCTAAAGTCGGTTAAAAACCGACTGCAAGTCTGATACAGAGGTGTTTTCAGTCGGTTTCAACCGACTTGAGCTGTTAGGCGGGGGATTTATCCCCCGCCGGTTGTTGCAACAGGTGCAAGATCTCAGATTTATCCGACTTGAGCTGTTAGGCGGGGGATAAATCCCCCGCCGGTCCTAACACTAACCCTCTGACCCTCTCTCCCCCATCACTCTGGCAGCATTTCTAAACAGAGTTGACGGAAATGATCCCCGCGTTGCTCAAAGTTTTGATATTGATCAAAACTGGCACAAGCGGGAGACAGGAGGACCACCTGCGCCTCCAGTTCTTCTGCTAATTCGGCCCCCCGAATTACCGCCCGTTCCATGCCATAGACAATTTCATAGCGCTCATTCCCCACTTGTTCTAAGCGTTTGGCAAAGGCATCGGCAGCATCGCCAATCAGCAGCACTTGGGCAACTTTCGCCTCAATGGTTTGCAACCAACCCGTATCATCCCCTTCTTTCGCTTCACCGCCAGCAATTAAAATCACCGGCGCAGCAACGGAGGCTAATCCCACTTGTGCGGCATCGTAGTTGGTGGCTTTACTATCATTAATAAAGTCAATTCCATGCCAAGTGCGAATCAGTTCTAAACGGTGAGCAACACCGGGGAAGTTGGCAACAGCATCGGCGATCGCCGCTTTATCAATTCCCGCCAATCGCGCCACACCCACGGCCATTAACAGATTCGTCAGGTTATGTTCCCCCGGCATTTTCAAGGCATCAATGGGCAAGACTGCCTCGCCCATTGCCACCGCCCAACCGTCTTCAATATAAACGCCCTTATCGGGATTCCCTAATAACTCACTTTTACCTTTAATGCTCGTCCAGCAGGCATTCGGCCAGCGATCGCTTAAACTTTTTCTTAAGTAAGGGTCATCCCCATTTAAAACTTTTTGCTCAGAGCGTTCCAACAGAGATGCCTTAATATTAAAATAATTTTCTAACGTACCATGACGGCTCAAATGATCCGGCGTAAAGGTTGTCCAAACCCCAATTTGCGGCGCTACAGTTTCTGATGCCTCCACTTGATAGCTACTAATTTCCGCAATCACCCAATCGGGATACTGGGGGGTTGCCGGGTCCGAGTCAAATCCTTTTAATGCCAACTCCGTCGCTGCATATCCGATATTGCCACAAGCCGGTGCATTAAATCCGGCCGCTTGAAAAATTGCGGCAATTAAAGCGGTAGTCGTCGTTTTCCCATTGGTTCCCGTAATCCCCACCCAGGGACAAGCTTTGAGATTGCGCCAAGCTAATTCCATTTCCCCCAGGGTGGTAATTCCCATTTGCCGCGCCTTCACCAAGGCGGGAAGATCCCAGGGAACTCCCGGACTGACGACCACCCAATCTAAAGACTTCTCCGGTTCAAAGGACTGATTTAGATGTACATCGATGCCATCAGCAGCCAACAGTTGTTGTTGTTGTCGCAAGGAGTCATTATCTGAGCGATCGCTCAAAGTAACATCCCATCCTTGCTTTTTTAATAACCGCGCTGCGGCAACCCCTGACCGTCCTAGTCCAATGATATGAGCCTTTGGCATACTTTTATGGATCGCATTTTTTCAAAGTCTAACCTTCATCTTACCGTTTGTTGTTCTGTCTACAGGGTGTTTTCTCTGCAAAAAGATTTCAGGCAATAACCGCCGGGGGTTTTAACCCCCAGCTCAGAGTGGCAACAACCGGCGGGGGTTAAAACCCCCGCCTAACAGAATCAAGTCGTCTAAAGACGACTGAAAACACCACTGTATCAGACTTGCAGTCGGTTAAAAACCGACTCGCAGCTCTTAGGCGGGGGATAACAAGTCTTATCCCTTGGTGTTTTTAGTCGGTTTTCAACCGACTTGATTCTGTTAGGCCGCCAATCGATTTATCCCCCGCCGGTTGCAACTATTGGGGCTTGACAATCGGGCCGAAATCCGCCAGAACCCGCGCGTGATTTCGCAGTAAACCAATGGAGTTGAGGCGGTTACGCCGGATTTCTGGGTCCGGATCCATCACCAGTACGCTGTCCTCCCCATCAAAAAACTGACTGACGATTGGGGTAATTTCTGCTAAAGCATCCACCAACTGCTGATAGTTGCGCTGCGATCGCGCCGCTTGAGTCGTCGGCATTAACCGGATCAAAGCATCATAAAACCCTTGTTCTGAGGACTTTTGGAACAATTCCGGTTTCAGCACTTGAGTCGGATCTAGGACCGAAGTCTCTAAATCTCCTTGTTTCGCCAATCTTGCAGACCGATTCACGGTTTCATAGATAGTATCTAATCTGCCATTATTACGAATGGATTGGAGGAATAAAGCCCGATCGCGAACATCCAAAACATCCTCTAAAGCGCGTTGGCTATATTCCTGGTCTTCTTCCCCCAAAACTGCATTCACCAAGTCATAATCAATCCCCCGTTCCTCTTGCAACAGCGTCCGAATTCGTTGTAAGAAAAACTCCTGTAATTGCAAGAGCCATTCTGGGGAAGTTTTCGGATGGCTGGGTGGAAACAAGGCTGCAATCCTCCCTAATAATTCCCCTAAGTTCAAGGGTAAATTCGCAGTCCAAGTTAAATTAATTACTGCATTGGCGGCCCGTCGCAAGGCAAAGGGGTCGGAGGAACCTGTGGGAATCATCCCCAAGCGAAAAATAATGACTAACGTATCTAATTTGTCGGCTAATCCGACCACTTGACCTACAGGAGTTTCCGGTAATTTATCTCCGGCATTTCGGGGTAAATAATGTTCATAAATGGCAGTGGCGACGGCTTCCGATTCCCCACAGGCCCGGGCATAGTTTTCGCCCATGACGCCTTGGAGTTCCGGGAATTCATAGACCATTTGGGTGACTAAATCGGCTTTACAGAGTAAAGTCGCCCGCGCAATTTCCTCTTGTTGTTCGCCCTGAATTTGCAATTGTTTCGTAATCAAAGCGGCAACCTGACAGAGGCGATCGACTTTTTGGCGCATTGAGCCTAAATCTTCCTGGAAGGTGACTTCTTCTAGTTTAGGTAAGTAAGCTTCTAGGGATTTGGCCCGGTCGGTTTTATAGAAAAATTGACCATCGGCTAATCGGGCGCGAATCACCCGTTCGTTGCCGAGGCCAATGAGGTCAGATTTGGCCGGGTCACCGTTAGAAATGGTGATGAAATAGGGGAGAAGTTCGGGGGATTTGCCGGATGTTTCGGCGGATTTTAAGACCGGGAAATACCGCTGATGGCTGACCATGACTGTGGTAATCACTTCGGCGGGTAAAATGAGGAAGTCTTCATCAAATTTACCTAAAACTGCGGTCGGCCATTCTACCAAGTTGGTGACTTCTTGGAGTAAATCTGGGGAAATTTCGGCAGTTCCACCGACTTTTGCTGCTACGGCTTTTACTTGGTCTTGAATAATAGCTTGACGGCGGTCTGGATCTACGGAAACAAAGGCATTTTCTAGGGATTTGACGTAATCTGAGGCAGTGGCAATTTCTACGGGTTGGGGATGTAAGACGCGATGACCCGAGGAAATGCGATCGCTGGTGAGACTTTCGGACCCGTTGTCCAGTTGAATTGGCAAAATATCCTGGTCAAATAATGCCACCAACCAGCGCAAGGGGCGAGAAAACCTCATTTCGCCATTCCCCCAGCGCATTAAGCGTTTCCCTTCGAGTTTGCTAATCCATTGCGGGACCAGTTCCTGGAGAATGTCTGTGGTGAGACGTCCGGTGATGGTTTTCCGCAGGAAGACAAAATCCCCTTTATCCGTGGGGCGAATTTCTAAGGCATCGAGTTCGACCCCTTGTTTTTTGGCAAATCCTTCTGCCGCTTTGGTGGGTTTGCCGTCTTTATAGGCAGCGGAGGCGGGGGGGCCTTTAATTTCTTCCTCGCGATCGCCTTGTTGAACCGGCAATCCTTCTATCACCACCGCTAACCGGCGAGGGGTTCCATATACATGAACTGCGTCATTTGTCAAGAAATTTTCAGCCAGGGAGTCAGGAATGCGCGATCGCCATTGGGTAATTGCGCTATCGAGAAACCCTGCGGGTAATTCTTCTGTACCGACTTCTAATAAAAAGGTAGCCATATCGGATCGTACTCTAAAGGCTCTAAAGGACTAGAAGTCGCTTGTGCCTTCCCACTGAAGCCCACAAGCCACCCCATTTAAC harbors:
- the murD gene encoding UDP-N-acetylmuramoyl-L-alanine--D-glutamate ligase, which gives rise to MPKAHIIGLGRSGVAAARLLKKQGWDVTLSDRSDNDSLRQQQQLLAADGIDVHLNQSFEPEKSLDWVVVSPGVPWDLPALVKARQMGITTLGEMELAWRNLKACPWVGITGTNGKTTTTALIAAIFQAAGFNAPACGNIGYAATELALKGFDSDPATPQYPDWVIAEISSYQVEASETVAPQIGVWTTFTPDHLSRHGTLENYFNIKASLLERSEQKVLNGDDPYLRKSLSDRWPNACWTSIKGKSELLGNPDKGVYIEDGWAVAMGEAVLPIDALKMPGEHNLTNLLMAVGVARLAGIDKAAIADAVANFPGVAHRLELIRTWHGIDFINDSKATNYDAAQVGLASVAAPVILIAGGEAKEGDDTGWLQTIEAKVAQVLLIGDAADAFAKRLEQVGNERYEIVYGMERAVIRGAELAEELEAQVVLLSPACASFDQYQNFEQRGDHFRQLCLEMLPE
- the glyS gene encoding glycine--tRNA ligase subunit beta; amino-acid sequence: MATFLLEVGTEELPAGFLDSAITQWRSRIPDSLAENFLTNDAVHVYGTPRRLAVVIEGLPVQQGDREEEIKGPPASAAYKDGKPTKAAEGFAKKQGVELDALEIRPTDKGDFVFLRKTITGRLTTDILQELVPQWISKLEGKRLMRWGNGEMRFSRPLRWLVALFDQDILPIQLDNGSESLTSDRISSGHRVLHPQPVEIATASDYVKSLENAFVSVDPDRRQAIIQDQVKAVAAKVGGTAEISPDLLQEVTNLVEWPTAVLGKFDEDFLILPAEVITTVMVSHQRYFPVLKSAETSGKSPELLPYFITISNGDPAKSDLIGLGNERVIRARLADGQFFYKTDRAKSLEAYLPKLEEVTFQEDLGSMRQKVDRLCQVAALITKQLQIQGEQQEEIARATLLCKADLVTQMVYEFPELQGVMGENYARACGESEAVATAIYEHYLPRNAGDKLPETPVGQVVGLADKLDTLVIIFRLGMIPTGSSDPFALRRAANAVINLTWTANLPLNLGELLGRIAALFPPSHPKTSPEWLLQLQEFFLQRIRTLLQEERGIDYDLVNAVLGEEDQEYSQRALEDVLDVRDRALFLQSIRNNGRLDTIYETVNRSARLAKQGDLETSVLDPTQVLKPELFQKSSEQGFYDALIRLMPTTQAARSQRNYQQLVDALAEITPIVSQFFDGEDSVLVMDPDPEIRRNRLNSIGLLRNHARVLADFGPIVKPQ